CTCAGCATTGGAGAGCAGGAGGGACCCAGCCTCTGGCTCTCTTCAGGCAGCTAAAAGGATTTtaatgaaggaagggaggatcTAGGAAGAGCCTCACTTTCCTGGAGCCCATATTATTTCAGTGATACTGAGGACAATTCGGGGGGTTTGCCGTTTCCCGAGTTCTGTCACATATGGTCTCATTGGATCCTCGTGAAGTAGGAGGTTGAAGGACCATCATCCTGTTCTGTGGATAGAAAAGACTAGCACCCAGAGTGTTGGAATGAGTTGCTTAAGGGACACAGCATAACTGTCAAACTTGGGATTTGAgcctagttttgtttttgtttttttatctccaaatagtgttttttaatacctttttttcttttaaattttattttattttaaacactaaGCTATTCTCAGGCTTTCTGTGTCAAGTTTGTGGGGTCTCCTGTTAAAGGTTACCCAGAGGGTGAATGGGCAGTCCagacatatatattatttaaatcctTTATCGACTCGAAAACTAAAATTGTTGCTTTCTTGGAATAATTTGGAAGGCAGGCAGCACCGGGTGGCGGGCAGTAGCTTAAAGGGTGCTTGGTTTTGCTGTTGGTGAAGCGCTGCTGTTTGGCAGAAACGAAGGAACCCATGAGGTCCGTGGACTGTCGGACCTGGGAGGCCGTGAGAATCGAGGCCCGAGCAGCTCACCCCAGCTCCTAGTTCCCTGCTCGTGACTGCCGGGGACGTGGCTTTCGGTCCAGGTTATCTGGGACGGGTGTCCTCTAGGAGGAGAGGGCTCCAAGTTTCCTTCCAGAGCCAGTGCTCTCTCGGCCGCAGTCTGCTCTCGGGGCACCGGGCTGGAGTCTGTCACGGAACGGAAGTGGAGGTGCCCCCGAGCGAGGAAGGGACTCATCGCGGTGTGTGGCTGTTCCCTCCGCAGTGGGCGACCTTGAGGATGGAGCGAGGCGCCAAGGAGAAGAACCACCAGCTCTACAAGCCCTACACCAACGGTAAGACGGGGTGTCCGTCCCCCTGCGCAGCGGCCCCCTGGAGCTGCGTTCCCGCGCGCTTTCGCCCCGCTCCCACTCGTCACTGGTGAGCACCCTGAGCGTTCCCAGCGTGCTTTCTCCCAGTGGGCCGCTTGACCGGGCTGTTCTCTTGCAGGAATCATTGCAAAAGATCCCACGTCACTAGAAGAAGAGATCAAAGAAATTCGCCGGAGTGGTAGCAGTAAGGCTCTGGACAACACTCGCGAGTTTGAGCTCTCTGACATTTTCTACTTCTGCCGGAAAGGGATGGAGACCATCATGGACGACGAGGTGACAAAGAGGTTCTCGGCAGAGGAGTTGGAGTCCTGGAACTTGCTGAGCAGGACCAATTATAACTTCCAGTACATCAGCCTTCGGCTCACCGTGCTCTGGGGCTTAGGAGTGCTGATTCGGTActgcttcctcctgcccctcaggTGAGGCAGGGCCTAGCCCGTTGCCTGATCTGCCTGCCCGTGCCCCCGGCCCCTCCGCTTTGCTCTCCCACTTTAGAGAGGAGGACAGTACCGTTCTCTCACCGGCCAGGCCATCTGGCTCTCGGAAGGCTGCACCGGGGCTTGTCCTTTAAGGGCCCTCGGATTGTCTGCGTATCAGACGTAGCTGGGTTTCTCAAAGACAAATTGCTTGTCTGGACTGACTAAACACAGGGACGGGGAACACGATGTTCTTCCTGGCCGCCCCTCCCCGGGCCTGGCTGATTCTGTTCCTGCAGCTTCCTCTCCAGGACAGAGGCAGTATTGATCTCCCAGTGTTTCTGTACCACATGCTATTCTGAGTATGTCTTGTCGGCTGCTGGTACCTTCGGGCCCTATTTCCTATTGCTTCACAGCGAAGCTGGGCCAAAGGGAAGGGTAAGACCACAGGGCAGCAGGTGCGTGAGGGCGGCTCAGCCATCAGTAGGCCGTCCCGTCGTTCTGGCTGCTGCCAGTGCCTGCGGAGAGGGTGTCGGCTGAATGCCAAACCCGTGGTGTCCTGCCACCCTGGAAGCGGAACGCCCTCTGCTTCTGATAGGCCTGCCCGCGTTTCTAGGGACCCGGACTCCTGTCGGGGTCCAGGTGATCAGATCTTGCGGGGGGGTTTCGTGACGCCCAGTTCCATTTTCACACGTCCAGTTCTGTACTCGGGGCACAGATTTGTCTGCTGTGTTGTAACTTGTCTTCTCGTTACAGGATAGCTCTTGCTTTCACGGGGATTAGCCTCCTGGTGGTGGGCACAACGGTGGTGGGATACCTGCCAAACGGGAGGTGAGCAGAGCGCGGGCATCCGAGTCTACAGGTACTGGGGGACGGCTCCCATCTTGAAGGCCAGGCCACTTCTTTGGGCGTAGCCCAAACCACAGACTCTTAGAGGGAGAAAGTAACCCAACGACAGCAATGACATAGGCAGGAAAGTTTTCTTCCAGCTGATCTTGCTCTGTGACTGTTCTCTTTGCCCTCCAGCCCTCACACtcttcccattttaaagacaaaagggAGAAACCACAAGCCCGTAGTGTCCAGGACTAGCAGGTTTTATAGCATGTTGTTGAGTTTTGAGCATTCTGCTGTGTTGATGAATTGGTAAGAGGATAAGACGTGTAGGTAgggcctttttgtttgtttgcttttttttttttttaataagagaaatGGGCTTATTCTGGGAAGTTATGGGGCTGGCAAACCTCTCTTTTCCCCGGGCTGGTGGGGAGGTTTGACTCTCTGGCCTTTGCCTTGCCTCTGGGTGTTGACCAGCAAGAAGGAAAGGAGTCTAGGAGACTCAGGTGAGCTGGAAATTTTAGGGCTGTGAATTCTAAGCCCATTACCTTGTGTGAATTTGAGTAGCCctcatcatttccttctttctttctttgcctgtAGACAGAAATATGCTAATACAGAGTTTTACCATAGACactaatatttgtaaaaatactcCTCAGTCATAAAGGCCATAGGCAGTGATGGTTAGATGGTTGGACTCAGCACCTTTTCCTGTCTTCCtatatgtatgaaaaataaaaacagaaatctctGTCCTGTTGTCGCAGGTTTAAGGAGTTCCTGAGTAAGCACGTTCACCTAATGTGCTATCGCATCTGCGTACGAGCCCTGACGGCCATCATTACCTACCACGACAGGTGAGGGTGCTCGGGGTGGGACAGAGGGGTGCGCTGGTGTAACACGGGGGGCTGGCAGCCGGCCCGTGGGCCCTCAGAGCGTCGTTAGAGCCGAGGAAGCTGCTGAGGCCAGGCGGGAGTTCCAGATGAATTGTTTCACACTGATTTTTGTTGCTTTGCCTACAATTTAAACGCAGGAAGAACCGGCCTAGAAACGGCGGCATCTGCGTGGCCAATCATACGTCTCCCATTGACGTCATCATTTTGGCCAGTGATGGCTATTACGCCATGGTAAGGCCTCTCTCTGTTGCTCCTTTAGGCTGGTCGGGGCTGGGAGCTCTTTCTTAAGGGTGTGAACAGGTAAGCACGTTTTTATACACGGGCCTGACCTAGGTTGTTGCCTTTGTTTCTGTGGCCTTGGGGACTCCTTGGGACCTGGATGTTGTGAGCAGAGTGAGCACCGTGGGGAGGggtgaaggtggggagggaggatttGAAGGCACTGGGCTCGGGGGCTTTGGATAATCCGCCCAGGGAGGGCGTTGGACACAGGTGTGCTCTGCTTCACGGTTCGTTTTAGGGTTTTCAGCTGTGTTTTTATCAATAGTTACACATCTCTGGTATCACTGATTAGAAGGAGAATTTAAATTCAGAGAGTCTAATGGTGGTTTCTGAACAGTGAGAGCCTGTGGTTACTGATAAAGCGTTACGGGGTGAGAGGTTGGGGTCTGTGTCTCAGGGGACCTGGGGGCTTGCGTGAGGACGGCTTCGCTgcccttgctcctttgtctgagAGCAGGTGGGGCAGGTGCACGGCGGCCTCATGGGCGTCATCCAGAGAGCCATGGTGAAGGCCTGCCCCCACGTCTGGTTCGAGCGCTCGGAAGTGAAGGATCGCCACCTGGTGGCTAAAAGGTAAACAAGTGACACACAGTCTGCGCTTAGGGGAAGCTGTGCGTCTACAGCCTTCTCCACTGAGCCCCAGCCGCTTTCATAGTAGTGTTTTTCTGAAACAGGGAGTATAAAAAGTATCAAAACCCTAGTGTTATTACTAACCCAAGGTAGTAATGTTTGTAACCTTTTTTATTCCTTGTACCCATTGTAATGAACACTGTATGAACTTTTaatgtgatttgatttttttttaaatatttatttggttgtgctgggtcttagttgcggcttgccggctccttagttgcagcacgagggctccttcgttgcggcaggcgggctccttagttgcggcttgccagctccttagttgaggcatgcaaactcttagttgcggcatgcatgtgggatctagggAAATCTCAAAATGAATTCATTGTCACAAATGAAGAGACACTGAAGGCAACAGAACAGAGTGCAGCTCTGttttcaaggtaaaaaaaaaaagtaaacatggtGCAAGTGATGGCGAGAGCTTTGCCGTAAATTGAGAGGAAGCAAGCATGGCTGTAGGAAGTCGGGGGTGCGCGTTTCTCGAGGCTGCTCTTTGCCGGACTCTGTGGAGGGTGAGCCCTTTAGACAGTCCTAGGTCTGAGCCATGGTCCCTGTGCACAGACTCACGTACTTCATTGAACAGCTGTGCACATTAAGTAGTAATCATCCGGTGTTCCCTGTCCTTGGGAGTTTTGTCTGTTAGCCCATGGGTTTATAAAAGAGAGGGTCGTGTTTGTTAACCTGCTTTTATACCACGTCCAGCGTCACGTCTAGGCAGGGTATCGATAGACGCCTTTGGGTGATGATGGACGTGAGGCTGTCTGACCCTTcgctttattttcctcttgtaaAGGCTGACCGAGCACGTGCAGGATAAAAGCAAGCTGCCCATCCTCATCTTCCCGGAGGGTAAGCTTCTGTGTGGGGAGGCCGTGCAGGAGGGTGAGTCCAGCGTTGTGTTGGAGCCCGGGCCCTCACCCTTGTTGGGGGGACCTGTCTTCACTGAGCAATGTGGGGGACCTTTAGATTGGTCGTGGGACTGAAAACTCAGGGGATTCAGAATATGGACTGAGAGTGCCGCCGTGTGGCGTTCCCCGTCGCGGGAGCCCCTTCTCTAGTGTTGCTGACAGGCTCCTTGAGCTTCCTGCAGGGTCCTCCCTGGACCCTCCCGAGTCGGCCAGGGCCTCTGGCCTCTCATCTGGGCTGCCGTGGGAACCAGGGAAGACGGTCctataagaagagaagaggaagcagcGCAGTAGTCTGTTCATCTGTTTTCAGTGTGCGTTCAGGAGCTGGGGAGATGACAGGTTTATCCTCATTGAAGAGCCATtagaatgatttttattattatatttaatcatTAAACTCCTAATCTCTGGGGTAAAGGACGGAAGGAAATAGCATTTTACTCTCTCCTGCGTTTTAGGAACCTGCATCAACAATACATCTGTGATGATGTTCAAAAAGGGAAGTTTCGAAATTGGAGCCACAGTTTACCCTGTTGCGATCAAGGTACGAGCCCTCTGAGGCCAGGTGATCACCGCTGCCGCTGTGACGCACAGCGGGGAGCTGGGCCCCCTCTGCATGGAGCAGCCCACACTGCGGAGCCCTGAGCTTGGCGCATCTCCCCCACTGGTTCCTCTTTCCTCCTAAGCCCCGCCGATGTGGAAGGCAGTCCACCTGAGGGGCTTCCTGCGGGCACGGGGCTGCCCAGCTGGGTCTGTGCCTTTGGTCAGTTAGAGGTAAGGGTGGGTAGGTGCAGATGTGTCCTTGCTGCTGGAGGAAGAGACAGCCCTGCTGCTGTGGCTCCCGTGGTTCGCGTGGCATATGACAGACCGAAGGCCTCTTGTGAAAGTAAAGGGGCCTTAAACAAACCTGTTAGTCTGCCCCACCTTTTAAGAACTTGAACCTCTGAGAGTCCAAACTTGCTTAGGAAGATGGGACGCACTCAGCcagtttccccttttcctcctcctctctctcccccctcgtATCCATCTGATTTTATAAATAGATAcacataattatttctaaaagaatGCTGTTACACTACTTCCTCAAAAAAAACACAGCCTTTGTCACTATGTTTAGAGTATTTAGGTTGACGTCTCAGATCGGGGTAAGAGTGAGTCAGAGTTGCTGTTAGAATTTAGTCTTCATACTTTTGCGAGCGTCTTTTGTCTGCAAAGGCTTCTGAAGAAATATTCCTCATTGTCACCTGGCAGCACAACTGGGGCATTTGGGGGAGGAGGTGTTCTTCTTGGTTAAGCGAACACTTTCCAGCCACGCTGCTTTCCCAGGTAGGCCGAGCACCAGGGCAGGGATGGTGAATGAAGGGTGGCTGCACAGTTACAggtccctggaccagggctgccCACGGGATTCGTTGAGGGTGCTGGGTCTGGAGCAGCAGAAAACGTTCTGTTCGTATTGTGTGCCGTGGGTGTGGGAACGGGGAGAGATGTTTGCATTGCGTGCGTGCGTCCCACAGTTTAATGTCCTGGGAGCCCAGTGCCTCACCCCACGTGTTTATTAAAAACCGGTTGCTGCACAGAAGCCCTTCCTGCTCACTCCAGAGCATCGGTTCTGTGCAGCtgcgtcagcatcacctggggggGCTGTGAAAAGGCAGATCGTTGGGCCCCACGCCTGGAGTTTCTGAACTTGCGTTTCTGACCCGTCCCTGGGCGCTGCTGACACTGCTGGTCGGGGACCACACTGAGAGCCTGCTTGCTCTTCGCCACTTTTGGAACATGGACCCTTGGACAGTCGTGCCAGCTCCAGAACACGGCGTATAAATTTTCCTTCCACCCACAGGTTTATTAAAGCTCACATGTGATTAAGAACTTCTGCCTCCCAGATACTTTTCTAGTTTTTGTGAAGACGTCATTGGTAACCAAACTTGCATGACCTTAGCGGTTTTAAAGCTCTTGTTACATTTCCACCAAAATTAAGCCATTGTCTGACTTTGAGGAATGTATTGCTGTTTTGAACTTTTGCCTTGTTTTTCTCTCTACGGTGTCTGCCCAGCATGGAATAGGGAATCAGCCCTCAgctaaggtttctctccagtcaTGCCGTGTAAACTGTAACAGCACCTTCTTCCAGTCACGCACACTAGCTCCTGTTTAAGACTCGTTCTTCTCCCACGTTTCCTCGTGGTGTTATAACATGAACCCTTTAAGCCTTCTGTAGTTACATCCGGATTTTTTAGTTTCTATGATTAAGTCtaaatgtcttcatttctgtagTCAGGTGTGCAATTAGGCAaaatgctctaatttttattctgaGAATCATAAAATTTCGGCTTGAAAGgcctgaaaaaaaatcatatagttGTAACCCAGCCCCCTCGCCCCCAAGTGTGAGAACCTGCACTCGGCATCTTGGCCCGTGTCCCTTCCCAGGGTCTCCGGGGAGGGGCGTCCTCCACACTGGTGGCAGCTGGGTCCTGTGAGGCCGCTCGTGAAACTGCATCTCCTTTGGTTTTTTCACTCGGGTCCTGGGTCTTTGCTTCACAGTCACACCCTCCATGTGACGGCTTGTCTCTGAGCCCTTCAGACGTGCAGTGGCAGTTCAGCCCTAACCCTTTTCAGGCTTTCTCCTCAGGAACCGGTTCCTCTCGCTGCCTCTTGTGTAACTTCCTGCGGCAGCTCTCCCTCCCGACTCGCCTGCACTAGCTCTTCTCTTTGGGGAGAATGAGGGTCGCAGCTGCGGCCACATGGCTCACAAAATGCCCCTGAGGCACAGCCCTCGCCTCCCTCGGAGCGGCTGGCAGGTGGCAGTATCTGACGCCCGCCCGCCCGCTGTGGCCGCTGCGACTTCCTCGGGGCAGCGCGGCCTCCTCACACAGACAGGCAGCTCCGTTAGAAGCGCTGTGACACAAGCAGAGCTTTCGAGTTGTTTTCTCCTTGGTCTGGGCACCAGAAGCGATCTTTGAAAGCTGGCGGTTGTGTAAGAAAGTCTCTCTCTGTGGAGGTACGTGTCGGTCTTTGTGAGTGTGTGACGTGACAGGAGGGGTTGATGGAGCCGGTGGGGCGAAACATTGGGGGTTGTTGACTCAGGGCGTGGATCCCTGGAGGATGTGCTCCTCTTCTGTGTGCGGATGCGCCTGAGGACTTGAGGAATAGATAGTAGACACCTGTGAGTGAGACAGGCCCCCTGGATCAAAGAGGGAGGACCTTGGAGGAAGGCTGCTGGTCCCCCTGAGTGATCTGCGCTCGGGGGTGGATGTGCTAGGTGTCACACCTGCGCAGGTGTGGGGCTCCTGCGGAAGCGTCCACGTAGGGGGCTGGGAGCAGCGTCCTAGTACCGGTCCTGCCCCGGGCATGGCAGGGAGCGTTCAGCAGAGCTGCCGTTGACGCTCACACAGGTTGGAACTCCTGACTTCTCACTGTCCGGCGTTCCCTTGTCTTGCAGTACGACCCCCAGTTCGGTGATGCTTTCTGGAACAGCAGCAAGTACGGGATGGTGACGTACCTGCTGAGGATGATGACCAGCTGGGCCATCGTCTGCAGCGTGTGGTACCTGCCTCCCATGACGAGAGAGGCCGAGGAAGATGCCGTCCAGTTCGCAAACAGGGTGAAGTCCGCCATTGCCAGGCAGGGAGGCCTTGTGGACCTGCTGTGGTGAGTCAGAGCCGGATCTTAGCAGCCGAGTCCAGGAGGATGGGAATTTCTGAAGCAGGTGCTGGGTGGTTGACTCCATTTACGAAGGATCCTCCTCTCCCTGGTGTGAAGAACGAGCCCACCAGTCCTGGAGAGTCAGCAGTTTGACTCACTCTCAGAAGCCCGGGATGTTTGGACGCAGCGGTGCGTTTGGCGCCCCTTCCTGGGGACACAGTCCACCTGAGCACCGGGACAGCCCTGTCTCTGCGGGCAGGGACTCCGTGCCAACCTGGAAACCTCAGAGGAGCATTGGGCTCTCTCATCTCGTGTATTTGGCAAATTGCACCATCCTTAGAAAggccagttttgtttttttgtagctTGTTACCTACTAGAGCCGGagttagcaaactttttctgaaaagagTCAGTACGTATTTTAGACTCTGGGTCACATGGTCTCTGGTGCAACTGCCTGACTGCCattgtagcaggaaagcagccagagacagtCCAGGAGCGGGTCCGTGTGCCAGTGAAACTCCACTTACAGACGTAGGCGTCGGGTGGATTcagcctgtgggccatggcttgCAGACCCTTACGCTAGGATATGAGGTAGTTATACTCCAGCTAACAGGAGGTTGATGTGGTTGAACACTGGGTCAGGGGGACTGATCCCCGCTCCTGGGACCCTTAGGTTTAAGTGCAGGGGTCAGCTCTGGAGTGCATTTGACTGACTGGGCGTTTAAACTGACCTGTAAcctttttttataaaattaattttgttattggagtatagtagatttacacttgtgttagtttctgctgtacagcgaagtgaatcagccatacatatgcgTATAGCCACCCTCTTCCAGACGCCACTCCCAcataggtcaccacagagcacagaatagagttccctgtgctatacggtggGTTCTTCATAGTACTTATCTTTTCTATAtcatagtgtgtatgtgttaatcccaatctcccagtttattcctcccctcccctttcccccttggtaactgttaagttttctacatccgtgactcaatttctgtgtaaatacgttcatttgtatcattttgtttagatttcacatataagcgcTACCAcgattttgtctttctctctctgactaaTTCATTcagtatggcagtctctaggtctgCCTggccctttttaaaaatgctgacgTTTATTGGGCATCTGCTGCGCGCCAGACACAGTGCTGCTGCCGCTGGTCTGATCATCTCACCTCACCCTCAGTAACTCCATGAGTAGGAAAATCATTActgccatttttcagatgagaaactgaaactcggagaggttaagtaactgtcTTTCAAAGCTACAGAATAAGCCCTGGAGTCGCATGTTGAGCTCAGGTCTGACCGGCTTGAATGTTTAGCCACTGCCCCACGTTCCCTGTCGCTGAAGCCCAACGAAGACAAGGGTGGCCGCTTTCCAAAGGAGGCCTTTGCTGGGGATTTTAAAGGATGTGGCAGGTGTCAGGGCTCCCAGGGTAAGGCGGGTCCGGTGGTGAGGGCTTCACCAGAGACGTTTCCTACCAGCCCGCCTCCACACTCAAAGTGTGAGAGAAAGACTGCGGTGGGCTTGGGTTTGCATCAGTCACTGAAGATGATGATTCTAGGGTGCAGGCAAGGCGTTGGGGTGTCTGTCAGGTGGGAGGAGACTTTGAAGAAGCGAATCCACGTTTAGAGGATTTCTTTGGGGCTATTGGAGGAGGTGGGTGGTTAGCCCCAAACTCTGCGTTACTTCCATTCCCTTACGGGACCATCCCTTGAGCGCGAAGAAGTAAGAACTTGTATTTTCCATTGTGTTCATTTGCGTGAATTTGGAGAATCCCGGCGTCTGAAttgtacagattttattttacagatcagTTTTACAGATTCATTATAAGTCCTGGTATTTCTTAAAGCTTGGCTCACCTTCCATAAAGCCAGGGCCTCCTTTGCTTTCTGTAAGGTGAGGATGAATGTTTGAGCAGAAAGAACTTTTAACTCCTTGGCAGGTGTGAGCAATTAGAAAGTACCCTGGATAAGAGGAGTGAGCTCTGACCCCAGGGCAGGGGTGAGAGTTGTAAGGCGGAGAGGGTGGGTCCCACAGGCCCAGGGCCGGTTTCCGAGGCCACTGTGACGAGGGAGCCGCTGCGACTCTGGCAGGCTTCTCCGGGCGGGAGCGGCACGGGCGGCCGGTGGGGGCACACCTGGCCGGGGCGCAGGGCAGCCGCGGGGCTTCTCCGGGTGGGAGCGGCACGGGCGGCCGGTGGGGGCACACCTGGCCGGGGCGCAGGGCAGCCGCGGGGCTTCTCCGGGTGGGAGCGGCACGGGCGGCCGGTGGGGGCACACCTGGCCGGGGCGCAGGGCGGCCGCGAGGCTTCTCCGGGTGGGAGCGGCACGGGCGGCCGGTGGGGGCACACCTGGCCGGGGCGCAGGGCGGCCGCGAGGCTTCTCTGCTCTTGCATCCAGCCCTCCTCTTTCTCTCGTCAGGGACGGTGGTCTGAAGCGGGAGAAGGTGAAGGACACGTTCAAGGAGGAACAGCAGAAGCTGTACAGCAAGATGATCGCTGGCAACCACGAGGACCGGAGCCGGTCCTGAGCCCGCGCTGCCGCCCGGCCACCTCCGCCCGGGACGCAGGCGCCATGGGCCGCTGTGCGCACAGGACTCTTCGGGCTTCTTCGAGCCGCCCGGGCCGCTCCCAGGATGAGCTGCCTTCTTGTTCCTTCTCCGCCGAGTCGGCGGGAGGAGTGCCATTAAAGTCCCTTCCCCACCGTGCCCGTGTGGCCTGAATGCTGGGCGAGAGCCTGCCATCCCCACTCGGGACCCGGGGTGCGGTCTGTCCCCAAGACCCGCCTGTGGGCGGGGACCTCACCAGGCCAGGCCCGCCCCGAGGAAGGCGCAGCCTCGGGGGCCCCGCAGACTCGAGAAGAGAACATGTGGTCTGCAGGGGCCCTCGGCAGACTGACGGTCCCCGGCCTGGGCCGCTGGCCACGGGGCCGGGTGGGCATGGGGACCGGTCCTCCCACTCCGGCCGCACTCTGCCAGCTCGGCCTCAGCTGCCCCGCTGTCCCCTGGGCTGGGGGTGTGGCGACACCTACCTCACCGGGTTGCTGTGGCAGCTCACGCGCTACCACGAGGGGAGGCCGGTCAGCTCAGCGTTGCGGCTCcagggccggggtggggcgggacGAGGGGAGCTGGAGCTGCCCACGGGGCTCCGGGTTTGTTTCTGTGA
This genomic stretch from Tursiops truncatus isolate mTurTru1 chromosome 21, mTurTru1.mat.Y, whole genome shotgun sequence harbors:
- the GPAT4 gene encoding glycerol-3-phosphate acyltransferase 4 isoform X1, whose protein sequence is MFLLLPFDSLIVSLLGISLTVLFTLLLVFIIAPAIFGVSFGIRKLYMKTLLKIFAWATLRMERGAKEKNHQLYKPYTNGIIAKDPTSLEEEIKEIRRSGSSKALDNTREFELSDIFYFCRKGMETIMDDEVTKRFSAEELESWNLLSRTNYNFQYISLRLTVLWGLGVLIRYCFLLPLRIALAFTGISLLVVGTTVVGYLPNGRFKEFLSKHVHLMCYRICVRALTAIITYHDRKNRPRNGGICVANHTSPIDVIILASDGYYAMVGQVHGGLMGVIQRAMVKACPHVWFERSEVKDRHLVAKRLTEHVQDKSKLPILIFPEGTCINNTSVMMFKKGSFEIGATVYPVAIKYDPQFGDAFWNSSKYGMVTYLLRMMTSWAIVCSVWYLPPMTREAEEDAVQFANRVKSAIARQGGLVDLLWDGGLKREKVKDTFKEEQQKLYSKMIAGNHEDRSRS
- the GPAT4 gene encoding glycerol-3-phosphate acyltransferase 4 isoform X2 gives rise to the protein MFLLLPFDSLIVSLLGISLTVLFTLLLVFIIAPAIFGVSFGIRKLYMKTLLKIFAWATLRMERGAKEKNHQLYKPYTNGIIAKDPTSLEEEIKEIRRSGSSKALDNTREFELSDIFYFCRKGMETIMDDEVTKRFSAEELESWNLLSRTNYNFQYISLRLTVLWGLGVLIRIALAFTGISLLVVGTTVVGYLPNGRFKEFLSKHVHLMCYRICVRALTAIITYHDRKNRPRNGGICVANHTSPIDVIILASDGYYAMVGQVHGGLMGVIQRAMVKACPHVWFERSEVKDRHLVAKRLTEHVQDKSKLPILIFPEGTCINNTSVMMFKKGSFEIGATVYPVAIKYDPQFGDAFWNSSKYGMVTYLLRMMTSWAIVCSVWYLPPMTREAEEDAVQFANRVKSAIARQGGLVDLLWDGGLKREKVKDTFKEEQQKLYSKMIAGNHEDRSRS